The DNA region CCGCGCGATTCAAGGCTCCCTGAACGTCTTGAGCCTTTCAACATGGACTATATGGTCGGCTGGGTTGTTGACCATGCCGATGAATTCCATCAGCAGTATGCAGACCATGAAATCAGAATCCATAACGGCAAATGCGGCCCGCTCTGGGATAAACTATCCAAAGAATCAGCTGAACTGGTAAAAGAAATCAAGGCCGCCGGACTCAGCGAGGAAGAACATTTCTTCCCCAAGGTGCTGCTGGATTACGACCTGCGTTTTCCTCCGCTCGGCATTGATTCTTCTTGTACCGCCAATGAAAAAAATCAGAATGCGCAGGCTCAGGGACCGGTTCCGGACAAAAAGAGTACACGTTTCTGCCTGCGTCCGTGGAATTCTCCATTGCTCATGGAGAACGGGGATCTGCGTTCCTGCCATCTGCGCGATGAAATCATGGGCCGGGTGGATGAAGAAACCACACTCCGTAAAGCCATGCATACATCCCGCTTCACCGAGCTGCGCAGACAGCTGATCACCGGAGAAATAAACGATCCGGTCTGCAAAGACTGTCCGCTTGCCCCGATTACCAACCTGAGCGATCTAAAACGCACTGTGGCGGACATGATCCGGGCCAGCATGAAATAATAAACTGTTTCTGCTCATTTGATGGGCGCAACGGAGTCAACATATGGAATGTTTTCAACTAGCTACTTTAAAAGAGAATAAGCCAGATCTGCACACTCATCTGCTGTGTTGCGGTGCCAGAACAATTCTGCTCGCAATTTATCCTGCAAGCTAGAATCTATTTCAGAATCTAATATTTTTTTAAGAGCATCCTGTGTATTGGCATTGGGGATATAGTTTCTCCGAATCAAAATATTCATATCCTGCCAGTCACTGTCTCCTCCGGGAAGCATGGGGACTACTTTTTTTCCCAGCAAAAAAGCCCACACGAGCAAAGAACTGGACATGCCGAAAATTATATCTGCATCAAATATTAATTGATAGGGGTCTGCATTGATGTCCACAAGTTCAACCTGTGGATTCTCAAGGCAGCCTGTTTTCTCCAATGTGGAATGTCGGGGATGCTCTTTTACTTGAATTCGCGGGGTATTCTGCTCATTCCGGCTTGCCTTTATAACCATTGAGAAGGCCTCGACTTCGTTAAATCCTGTCCCGAGCGTGTCTCCATAAACAATAGAGAGAGGCTCAGAATAAAAAACCCAGGTTGTTTTTGTGAAGGAAGACGGCTTGTAAATCTTTTCTTTCAGATATTGAATAATCGGATGCCCTGTCACTGCGATGTTGCCAGATGGTATACCGTGGTGCACTAATTTATCCGCACACTTTTGATCCATAACAGAGATCATATCAGGGAGATATTCAAATCCTGATCCGTCTTTGCTTCGCACAAACCGTTCCGGCAAATGCATCCACGAATCAAGTACTGTCAAAACCGGAATTTTAAGGTTCCGGGCAGCTCTTTGCAGCCTGTAGTCCATTGAAGTCTCGAACTCTCCGAGAAGGCCTGAGATCAGCAGTGCAGGATCTTTTTCTTCGACAAGCCTGAAAGCATCCCTGTCATTTTCAAATGAACAAATTTCCGCAGGGCAATTAAGCAGTTCAAAGGTCCCCTTACTTAAGGCAGTACACACACAGGACAATCCATAGGCCCCGGTCCTTTTTATGCTCGCAGCAACAGGCGCAAGACAAGCTGCGCCCCCGGGAAAACCGGAACCTATAAGTATCTTTTTCCGGCTACTCACAAGTGACGTGTTCGCTTAACTGTAAAAGTTTTTCTTTATGCGTAACAACCTTATTGATAGCAGAAACAACATTGTCCATATCTTCTGTTGTCTGAGGCCATCTAACCACAGCAAACATGAATAATGATGTTTCTTCAGAAAGCTCAGCATTCGGGCACAGGCCTGTGGGATATGAGACATCTCTGTCATGATATGGAGGCTCGAACGGACAGTTTCCATTCCCGTATGCATTTCTACGCTGATACACAGGCAGGGTGTAAATCGGGCTTCCCCACCTTGAATATAAAGGAATCCCTTCCGCCTGAACCGCTTTGGCAAAAAGATCCAGTGGAATGCCTGCTGCTTTTTCATCATATTGCATATGGTAAATATAGTAGACATGCGTCCGGTCATCTGCTTTGCAAGGGGTGCGTATAAAAGAGCATTCATTATTGAGACGTTCGGTTAGGTAGTCTGCAAGCTTGATACGCCGATCATTCAGGTACTCCAGTTTTCGCAACTGGTGAATTGCCACAGCAGCTTCAAGTTCGGTCATGCGGAAATTATAACCAATATGGTCAAATTTTCCCTCAAGGCCTACTCCCGCCACGCATTTTTCACCGTGGTTTCTTACCAGTTGCAATTTAAGGGCAAGATCACTGTCATTTGTTACTGCAATCCCTCCCTCGCCGCTCTGGATGGTTTTATGGCAATTCAGGCTGAAGACTCCAATATGACCGATGCAGCCCGCAAATTCCCCTTTATACAAAGCCCCCGGTGCCTGAGCATTATCCTCGACAACATAAAGATTATGCTTCCCGGCAATTGCCATGATTTCATCCATGTCACATGGAAATCCGGCAAGATGAACCACCATGATGGCTTTAGTACGCTTGTTGACCAGTTTTTCCACTGCCGCAGGAGAAATATTCATTGTTTCAGGGTCAACATCGGCAAAAACAGGTACGGCATTATTTGCAAGCACCGCTGTGGCTGTTGCGCACATTGTTAAGGGCGGCACTATTACTTCGTCTCCCGGACCGATTTCGCATGCAGAGATCGCTGCAATCAGGGCCGAAGTTGCGGAATTCATGGAAACCGCATGGGCTATTGAGAAATAATCCGCCCATTCCTGTTCCAATTTGCGGACTTTCTCCCCGCCTAAAAAAAAATCTCCGGGCGAAGCTATAAACGCCGAGAGCACTCCGGAATCTAAAACTTCAAGAACTTCCTCCTTCTCCTCTTCACCTATTGTATTGTAGTTGTTGAAGTTCTTTTCCGTTACCGGTCTTCCGCCAAGAATAGCCAATTCTTCCATAACTGCCACCTAATACAATACTTTTTGAAAATAATTATCTGCGGTACATGCTTTCCGCAAGGCAGCCACTACGGCTGTATTTCTCCATCCGTCTTCACCGGTACAGGAAGGTTGTTCTAAAAAGCCGTGCAGACAATTGACCAGTTCGTCAACTGCGGCAAGAAAAGGCTCCCCTATTTCCGTGGAGAAAGATGGTGATATTTCAACACTGCATCCATTCTCAAACCTGAATTGTGAAACATTATTGTTTTCAATTTTTATGCGTCCCCCGGTGCCGACGACATCCACATCAAAGAAAAAATTATTCCTGTAGTCGCTGGTTGTTAAATGGACTCTGATCCCGTTTTCCATAAAAAGCACGCCGTCAATATTGGCATCGCCCGTATCCAAAGGAGTACAGCTTGCCGCAACAACAGACACAACTTCTCCAAAAAAGAATCTGCTTAAATCCACAGCGTGGGAACCGCTGTTTCCGGCCCCCTTGCAATAATGAATCCTCACTGCTTCTATCTGCCCAAGGCCGTCACTTAAGATGAAATCCCTCATTTCACGAAAGACAGAAGAATAACGCATCCAGTG from Desulfovibrio sp. JC010 includes:
- a CDS encoding DegT/DnrJ/EryC1/StrS aminotransferase family protein yields the protein MEELAILGGRPVTEKNFNNYNTIGEEEKEEVLEVLDSGVLSAFIASPGDFFLGGEKVRKLEQEWADYFSIAHAVSMNSATSALIAAISACEIGPGDEVIVPPLTMCATATAVLANNAVPVFADVDPETMNISPAAVEKLVNKRTKAIMVVHLAGFPCDMDEIMAIAGKHNLYVVEDNAQAPGALYKGEFAGCIGHIGVFSLNCHKTIQSGEGGIAVTNDSDLALKLQLVRNHGEKCVAGVGLEGKFDHIGYNFRMTELEAAVAIHQLRKLEYLNDRRIKLADYLTERLNNECSFIRTPCKADDRTHVYYIYHMQYDEKAAGIPLDLFAKAVQAEGIPLYSRWGSPIYTLPVYQRRNAYGNGNCPFEPPYHDRDVSYPTGLCPNAELSEETSLFMFAVVRWPQTTEDMDNVVSAINKVVTHKEKLLQLSEHVTCE